One Anastrepha obliqua isolate idAnaObli1 chromosome 6, idAnaObli1_1.0, whole genome shotgun sequence DNA window includes the following coding sequences:
- the LOC129249824 gene encoding uncharacterized protein LOC129249824, whose amino-acid sequence MPAKIYCDNATNFVGAERKLRELREAFLAQKEEILQYAADEGFIFAFIPPRAPHFGGLWEAAVKSAKHLLVRAVGNALLTAEECATLLVEVEAVLNSRPLAPLSHDPNDGEALTPAHLLIGCPLRALPPEKVPVNLSRCLERWQLVCSLKQQVWRAWSKSYLLELQQRNKWVHPQPNVQPGQLVVVHEDNVPPQHWVLGRVTATIPGADGKIRVADITTRSGEVRRPIHKLAVLPVENKN is encoded by the coding sequence ATGCCAGCCAAAATATACTGCGACAACGCGACGAACTTCGTGGGAGCAGAGAGGAAGCTGAGGGAGCTCCGGGAAGCCTTTCTGGCACAGAAAGAGGAGATTCTCCAATACGCCGCCGACGAAGGATTCATCTTCGCCTTCATACCTCCGAGGGCACCCCACTTCGGCGGCCTGTGGGAAGCAGCAGTGAAGTCGGCCAAACATCTGCTGGTGCGCGCCGTAGGCAACGCGCTGTTAACCGCCGAAGAATGCGCAACGCTTCTCGTCGAAGTAGAAGCGGTACTGAATTCCCGACCGCTCGCACCACTCAGCCACGACCCCAACGACGGCGAGGCGCTAACGCCGGCGCATCTTCTAATCGGTTGCCCCTTGCGAGCTTTGCCACCGGAGAAGGTACCCGTCAACCTCAGCCGCTGCTTAGAGAGATGGCAGCTTGTTTGCTCTCTCAAGCAACAAGTTTGGCGCGCGTGGTCGAAGAGCTACCTTCTGGAGCTTCAGCAGCGCAACAAATGGGTGCACCCGCAGCCCAACGTCCAACCAGGCCAACTCGTCGTCGTCCACGAAGACAACGTACCACCGCAGCATTGGGTGCTCGGTCGAGTAACCGCAACCATTCCCGGAGCGGACGGCAAAATTCGAGTCGCAGACATCACTACTAGGTCGGGTGAAGTACGACGCCCTATTCACAAACTCGCCGTGCTGCCGGTGGAAAACAAGAATTGA